One Vallitalea okinawensis genomic window, GGTACAGTTGGTTAGCACGCCGGCCTGTCACGCCGGAGGTCGAGGGTTCGAGTCCCTTCTGGGTCGTTTAATTCTCATCCCAGTGAGAATTGTAGTAAAAGTTTATTTGGGCGCATAGCTCAGCTGGGAGAGCACCTGCCTTACAAGCAGGGGGTCACAGGTTCGAGCCCTGTTGCGCCCACCATTTAAAACTTAATAAATATAATCATTATGGTAATTTAGGTATAGTATATGCCGACGTGGCTCAATTGGCAGAGCAGCTGACTTGTAATCAGCAGGTTATCGGTTCAAGTCCGATCGTCGGCTCCATATGGAGGAATTCCCGAGTGGCCAAAGGGGGCAGACTGTAAATCTGTTGGCAACGCCTTCGAAGGTTCGAATCCTTCTTCCTCCACCATAATGACGCGGAGTGGAGCAGTCTGGTAGCTCGTCGGGCTCATAACCCGAAGGTCAGAGGTTCAAATCCTCTCTCCGCAATTCATATGCCCAGATAGCTCAGTCGGTAGAGCAGAGGACTGAAAATCCTCGTGTCGGTGGTTCGATTCCGCCTCTGGGCATTGTGTATGGATCACTAGCTCAGTTGGTAGAGCACTGGACTTTTAATCCAGGTGTCCCGGGTTCGAGCCCCGGGTGATTCATTTAGCACTATAGATATTCTATAGTGCTTTTTTCATGTCTATTTTTCTATAATTTTTTCTATTATGTTGAAGTCATTAAAAAGCATATGTAAGCCTGCTCTTATAAATATCCGTTATGAAAAAACTTTGAACATTTTATGAACCTTATTCAAATGTCATCAAATTGTCATCATTTAAGGGTATTATTTTCCTGATTAGTCTTATAAAGATTTTTATATACATATAGGAGGTTTTACTAATATGATAAGTAAGAAGTATATTGCAATAGCATTATGTTTAGTAATGATTACTGCTACCACAGCGTGCTCGTCAAGTAGTGGGCAAACTACGGAAGTAGAAATGTCAACAGGTACACCTGTGAAAGTAAAAAATATTGAGCAAAATACATTGAAAATTCAACAAACATTTGCATCAAAGACAGCGTCAAGTGAGCAAGTTATGGTCTTCCCAGTTTCACCAGGCATAGTTGATGAGGTATATTATGAAGTTGGCGATGAAGTAAAAAAAGATGATGTCCTTTTCTCTATTGATAGTACACAATTAGATAATCAATTGAAGGAAGCGTATAAGGGACTAGAGCAAGCTAATCTAGCCATTTCAATGCAGCAAGAGTCATTAAATTTAGCAACAGGTGCACAGTACGATCAACAATTATCTCAATTAGAGCAAATGGTAATAAATACAGAAATTGGTTTGGAAAATGCACAAAAAGCTTATGAAGATACAAAAGTACTTTATGAAAGTGGAGCTGTGTCTGAGCAACAGTTTACAAACGTTGAATCAAGCTATAAGCAAGCCCAGGTAGCGTATGATACAGCCAAACTCAATTACGATTTATATGTTGGAGATCTATCTTCTTCAAATACAACTATTGCAGAAGCTCAATTACAACAAGCACAGTTACAAAAAGAGCAACTTCTACTTCAAATTCAAACATTAGAAGATGCAATTGATGATACAGATGTTAAAAGTCCTATTAATGGAGTTGTAACTACAGCAACAGTAGTTGATGAGCAAATTGTATCAACGCAAAATCCAGCATATGTTATCGTGCAAACAGATAAGATTTTAGTAGATGTTGGTGTTACAGAAAATATAATCAAAAGTATCAATAAAGGTGACCAAGTAGATGTATATGTTTCAGCTGTGTCTGAAGAAGCTTATCGAGGTGCAGTAACCAACGTAGGTATAGCACCTGATCAACAAAGAGGTAAGTACATGGTAACTGTTGAAATTGATAATACAAGTGGAGAGATTTATCCAGGTATGTTTGCAGAAGTTATCTTCACAACAAAGCA contains:
- a CDS encoding efflux RND transporter periplasmic adaptor subunit produces the protein MISKKYIAIALCLVMITATTACSSSSGQTTEVEMSTGTPVKVKNIEQNTLKIQQTFASKTASSEQVMVFPVSPGIVDEVYYEVGDEVKKDDVLFSIDSTQLDNQLKEAYKGLEQANLAISMQQESLNLATGAQYDQQLSQLEQMVINTEIGLENAQKAYEDTKVLYESGAVSEQQFTNVESSYKQAQVAYDTAKLNYDLYVGDLSSSNTTIAEAQLQQAQLQKEQLLLQIQTLEDAIDDTDVKSPINGVVTTATVVDEQIVSTQNPAYVIVQTDKILVDVGVTENIIKSINKGDQVDVYVSAVSEEAYRGAVTNVGIAPDQQRGKYMVTVEIDNTSGEIYPGMFAEVIFTTKQQSGLLVSVDAVLTDEEGQYVYVVNENRSEKRYITPGINDGQNMIILDGIQEGEILVGEGQNYIGDGDQLEVVVN